Proteins encoded within one genomic window of Bacteroidales bacterium:
- a CDS encoding ATP-binding protein produces MISATLLGWALWSSRIHLAILLGISVSVLGVLLYMQLTRWNREVLFFFRALENDDTSIKYSSTQRSRIINELHQHLNRLNDSFREMKLSNERQEQYFGRILEHLSSGLMVFSKTGYINHINEEALRLLNLPQLTHIGALSQWYPGLCRKMEEMNSLDRSELTFQDRETGLNRVLGLQAVEVHLKGEDLRVITLQDLSAGMERKEIDDWIRLIRVMSHEIMNSLAPITSISTTLKEIWAEDEIIVAGTEVPAAAVQQTLKGLNAIAEQSAGLTTFFESYRVLSRIPDPILKEFVVSDLFEKLESLTEHYKGHSGLRISFECPPSELKIHADEQMITQVMLNLVKNAVQAVEGRDQAEIVLSAESEKNRIVLKVTDNGEGIPPEISDQIFMPFFTNRKRGTGVGLSYSRQVMAMNAGRIEFDSQPGRTRFRLVF; encoded by the coding sequence GTGATCAGCGCGACGCTGCTGGGCTGGGCACTATGGTCCTCAAGGATCCATCTGGCCATCCTGCTGGGGATCTCCGTGTCGGTGCTCGGGGTATTGCTCTATATGCAGCTGACCCGCTGGAACCGGGAGGTATTATTCTTCTTCAGGGCACTTGAGAATGATGACACCTCCATCAAGTACAGCTCCACACAACGAAGCAGGATCATCAATGAGTTGCACCAACACCTGAACCGCCTGAATGACAGTTTCCGGGAGATGAAACTGAGTAATGAGAGGCAGGAGCAATACTTTGGCCGGATCCTGGAGCATTTGTCAAGCGGACTGATGGTTTTTTCGAAAACCGGGTATATAAACCACATTAACGAGGAGGCACTCAGGCTTCTGAACTTGCCTCAACTTACCCATATCGGGGCTTTGTCTCAATGGTATCCGGGTCTCTGCAGGAAGATGGAGGAGATGAATTCGCTGGACCGTTCAGAACTTACTTTTCAGGATAGGGAGACCGGCCTGAACAGAGTTTTAGGCCTTCAGGCCGTAGAGGTCCACCTGAAGGGAGAGGATCTCAGGGTGATAACCCTCCAGGACCTTTCTGCCGGAATGGAACGCAAAGAAATTGACGACTGGATCAGGTTGATCCGGGTCATGAGTCATGAGATCATGAATTCCCTGGCGCCCATTACCTCCATCTCCACCACCCTGAAAGAGATATGGGCGGAAGACGAAATCATCGTGGCCGGAACTGAGGTGCCGGCGGCTGCGGTTCAGCAGACTCTGAAAGGATTGAATGCCATTGCGGAACAGAGTGCAGGGCTTACCACTTTTTTTGAATCATACCGGGTCCTGTCCCGAATCCCCGATCCAATCCTGAAAGAGTTCGTTGTTTCTGATTTGTTTGAAAAACTGGAAAGCCTGACAGAGCACTATAAGGGACATTCCGGTCTCCGGATATCTTTTGAATGCCCGCCTTCTGAACTGAAGATCCATGCCGATGAGCAGATGATTACCCAGGTGATGCTGAACCTGGTTAAGAATGCGGTTCAGGCGGTGGAGGGGAGAGATCAGGCGGAAATTGTGCTTTCTGCTGAATCAGAAAAAAACCGGATAGTTCTGAAGGTAACCGACAACGGGGAAGGCATTCCTCCAGAAATATCCGATCAAATCTTTATGCCTTTCTTTACCAACCGAAAGAGAGGAACAGGAGTGGGTCTCAGCTACAGCCGCCAGGTGATGGCTATGAACGCTGGACGGATCGAGTTTGACTCCCAACCCG